One genomic segment of Pseudorasbora parva isolate DD20220531a chromosome 6, ASM2467924v1, whole genome shotgun sequence includes these proteins:
- the LOC137079182 gene encoding uncharacterized protein, with translation MADLQPVSEYLTQDDRERIFRIFNIEIEHMILRTSNLRVIPDDKPVTRKRRRTDSASEQHTADQSRGERAGDAASSSGAGDRGEASVRGQQTSDADLFRKQLEKYEAGDLSISGILQLIEETKLNIRCFMTEIMQGFKNQLEEHNALFKVDQIRTATFNNIDEDDEDLQPSAEYVEQLKFEDHRHVTQKALRNELRQIIAQLKSQIHDGRLLMEDGELREIKLQISKKIKELEDLQPMADAVAETGAGLEAGSPAQDDRNRIQNIRNYSRRMSNRLRAQIHVSSLKSMFKELREIMLQFPDRFTDCVW, from the exons ATGGCGG ATTTGCAGCCTGTTTCTGAATATCTGACTCAAGACGATAGAGAGAGAATCTTCCGGATCTTCAATATAGAAATAGAACATATGATTTTGAGGACTTCAAATTTAAGAGTCATTCCCGATGACAAACCGGTGACGAGGAAGAGACGCCGCACCGACTCTGCATCTGAGCAACACACAGCTGACC AGAGCCGCGGTGAGAGAGCGGGAGACGCGGCGTCTTCGTCTGGGGCCGGCGATCGAGGCGAGGCGTCAGTGAGAGGACAGCAAACATCAGATGCGGACCTGTTCAGGAAGCAGCTAGAGAAATATGAGGCCGGAGACCTCTCTATAAGTGGCATTTTGCAGCTGATTGaagaaacaaaactaaacatccGTTGTTTTATGACGGAGATCATGCAAG gCTTTAAAAACCAGCTGGAGGAGCACAACGCCCTTTTTAAAGTCGATCAAATAC GGACTGCGACCTTTAATAACATTGACGAAGACGATGAAG ATTTGCAGCCCTCAGCAGAATACGTAGAACAATTGAAGTTTGAGGATCACAGGCACGTGACACAGAAAGCCTTAAGGAATGAGCTTCGTCAAATCATTGCACAATTAAAGTCTCAGATTCACGACGGTCGCCTTCTGATGGAGGACGGAGAATTGAGAGAAATCAAGCTTCAAATTTCAAAGAAGATAAAGGAATTAGAAG ATTTGCAGCCCATGGCAGACGCAGTAGCAGAAACAGGAGCAGGACTAGAAGCAGGATCACCAGCCCAGGACGACAGGAACAGGATACAGAACATTCGAAATTACTCTCGTCGAATGTCTAACCGACTTCGCGCTCAGATTCACGTCAGTTCCTTGAAGTCGATGTTTAAAGAATTAAGAGAAATCATGCTTCAGTTTCCGGACAGATTTACTGACTGTGTATGGTAG